The Elgaria multicarinata webbii isolate HBS135686 ecotype San Diego chromosome 4, rElgMul1.1.pri, whole genome shotgun sequence genome contains a region encoding:
- the NANP gene encoding N-acylneuraminate-9-phosphatase, producing MGLQGVKAVFFDLDNTLIDTAAAGRRAIEEVINVLQSEHHCDEREARMICDKVQAKLLKECHDPSKMCITDLRIQHWEEAIQEIKGGTANRNLAVECYFLWKTTRLQHLTLAEEIRGMLSDLRKIVRLLLLTNGDTQTQREKIEACACQPYFDAIVVGGEQKEEKPASSIFRHCCDLLGVQPEDCVMVGDSLDTDIQGGLNAGLKATIWINKSIAAPKDTPPVPHYIISSVLDLPGLLQNKGNANLEINKVAGFCNVCDSSTGESRTLAS from the exons atggGGCTGCAAGGCGTCAAGGCGGTTTTCTTCGACTTGGACAACACATTGATCGATACCGCCGCGGCAGGCAGGAGAGCCATCGAAGAG GTGATAAATGTCTTACAGTCAGAGCATCATTGTGATGAAAGAGAAGCTCGCATGATTTGTGATAAAGTCCAAGCCAAACTCCTCAAAGAATGCCACGATCCTTCTAAGATGTGCATTACTGACCTGAGGATTCAGCACTGGGAGGAAGCTATACAAGAAATAAAGGGAGGAACAGCCAATCGGAATCTGGCAGTAGAATGTTATTTTCTTTGGAAAACTACCCGTCTGCAACATTTGACCTTGGCAGAGGAGATTCGAGGGATGCTCAGTGACCTTAGAAAGATTGTCCGTTTGCTTCTGCTCACCAATGGAGACACGCAGACACAAAGAGAGAAGATTGAAGCTTGTGCTTGTCAACCATACTTTGATGCCATTGTTGTAGGAGGAGAGCAAAAAGAAGAGAAACCAGCATCTTCTATATTTCGTCACTGTTGTGACCTTCTAGGGGTTCAGCCTGAGGACTGTGTGATGGTTGGTGACTCTCTAGATACAGATATTCAAGGAGGCCTGAATGCAGGCCTGAAAGCAACTATCTGGATAAATAAAAGTATAGCTGCTCCAAAAGACACTCCTCCGGTCCCTCACTATATTATTTCTTCGGTTCTTGATCTTCCAGGACTTTTACAGAACAAAGGAAATGCTAACTTAGAAATTAACAAGGTGGCTGGTTTTTGTAATGTGTGTGATAGTTCCACTGGGGAATCTAGGACTTTAGCCTCCTAG